A segment of the Plasmodium cynomolgi strain B DNA, scaffold: 0637, whole genome shotgun sequence genome:
TGTAAACtagcatataaaataataatataaaatatgtataacatatatattaattgtaAATAGACAGGTAATGTAAATTTTGAAcatgaatacaaaaattatttgttataaataaatatccacatactttatataaagcaCCAGAGGTAATAGGAGTTACCACTAATCCAAGAAAGGCATTGCCACCTTTTGTACCAGTGGAGGTAATAGAATCAGGATTTTCTGTAATACCTGTTTGGAGAGGGGGTGaatgtgctattttttttgcttgaaTTTGTTCttgaatttaattttgtgcttgttcatttttcttttttagcaTATGTTGGTAACATATAAACTCAGGTAACACGTTTATTGGATGGTACTCTTTACattcctcaaaaaaatttggactGTCAACATTATAAGAGATAGAAAATGGattcttaaaataatcatagagcctttctttttacttaacatatttataatagaTATCGCACCctgcattaaaaaatttagcggTTGATATAATTCCATCAATATGGAAGTAGTAtccatataataatttttttgtttccaatCTGTCTaactaaaaagaaattgatctggtttacatttcttataataatGTTCACTACTACTATCATTAACACGttatttccatattttttatagtacATTATAAGCATTATCTAATTCTGACCGTTTCTTGGAATGATAAAGACCATTTAATGTACTATATgcccaataatttaaaagctTACAAACACTGAACATGTTTACACCATTATCTgatacattattattttttaaataatttaaaatagttgAACAAACAAGTCTTACATGTCTATCATGCTTTGGGTTTTGAGGAGTGCAACAATACTCATAGTAATCAGTAAGTTTAATgtcattttctaatttatcataaaatacTCTtgaatttaattcattttcacGTGAAACGGAtacaatataaatataattaaaaaagtaaaatggattaaataattacaccAAGAaactttattaaaaataatttacgtaagaaaaacatttaaGCAAATGAAAtagtaataattatatatagtatataAACATTACATCTAGTTCTCTACAATATGCATTTGTTAT
Coding sequences within it:
- a CDS encoding hypothetical protein (putative) — protein: MDTTSILMELYQPLNFLMQGAISIINMLSKKKGSMIILRIHFLSLIMLTVQIFLRNVKSITENPDSITSTGTKGGNAFLGLVVTPITSGALYKVCGYLFITNNFCIHVQNLHYLSIYN